From the Lactuca sativa cultivar Salinas chromosome 9, Lsat_Salinas_v11, whole genome shotgun sequence genome, the window TCTTTAGATCTTGATTTATGAAGCCTTTTCAGACATCTCTTGAATTCCATCTTTTGtttattttctttgatttttttcgtTGAAATGGGTCTTTTGAATCTGGGAATATGATAAAGATTACATCTTTTACACCTCGTCGATTGAATTTATCCGTTATTTTTAGTTTCAGGTATATTATTATCTGATTAGCTGCTTGATTTCTGATAAAAACACATTCAGTTTTTAGGTTACGCTTAATTTGATCTGTTCTAAAGCTCTTCAAGAATGACAGTAGTCAACTCTTTTTTTGAAATCGGATCAGTGAATATATGACAATCTGTTCTTAAATCAGTGATTATTTGTAAcaatttaggttttttttttcagcTTTACCAATTCAAGAATATAATCACAATTTCTGTATATACATCGTTATTATCTTTTAAGATGTTTATAGTTTCATTTTGTTTTACGCAAACTGTTTCTGATTTTCAATCTGCAGTGAATAAAACGCAAAGCTCTTGAATTTCAAAGACGATGGGGTGTTTAACGGTGTTAAAAGGCAAGAAAAAGAAATCAAACCCAAACATTCACGTAAAACGAATCAACCCACAAGACCCGACTCCAACTACATTACCCGAACCActaacccaaacccaaacccaaacccgGTCCCTACAATCCGCACCACCAAGCTTCCGAACCAGGGTCAAACCGGTCCAACCCAACAACCCACCAAACACCAGCAGAACACGAGCCCTATCAGCACCTTCAACCCTGGATGCAGCCGAAGAAGACGCACTTTCATCAGCCGAatttgaagaacacgaagaatcCAAAACCCGTGGCAGCGGCGGAGGCGGAGGCGGGTTGCCGCCTGTCCCGCAGCCGCTGCCGCTTCCTGCACCGCATTCAGCCAACTTGAAAACCATGGGAAGCTTTAAAGTTGGTGGCGGGAGTGGGCTGCTGCCGCCTCTTAATACTTCCGGCCCTCTGCCACTTCCGCCATCGGGAACCACCCATCTTCCGCCAATGATTCCGGCATCTTTACCGACATCTGGAACACTTAAGAACTTCACATTTGAAGAAATCGCAGCTGCTTGCCACAACTTTTCACCTGAGAGATGCGTGTCTGAAGGTCTTTCTTCTGTTATGTATAGAGCTTCTTTTGGAGAAGATACTTCTAATTTAAAGAATCTTCAAGCCACTGTTACCAGTCTCCATCCTTCATCTCAGGTAAAGATAGGACCCACAATATCAGTAACATCAGTAACAGGATCAGTAAATAACATCgatttttttgcatttttttaggGTTTGAAGGAATTTGTGAGTGAAGTGAACACGCTAGCATCATTGCAACACCCTTATCTCTGTAAATTGATTGGTTTCCATGCGCGTGAGGGATCTGATAGAAGAATGTTGGTTTACGAGAGGCTTTTTCATGGAAGTTTAGATCGGCTTTTATATGGTAGAACAGATGGCCCACCTATTGATTGGAATGCAAGAATGAAAGTCGCACTTTGTGCTGCTCAAGGGCTTACTTTTTTGCATGAGGAAGGACCATTTCAGGTAGTCAAAGAGTTgacttttttttaaatgaaatttgaATCTTGAAATATGGTCAAGTTTGTGGTGTTCATTGTTGTTATGTATTTTATCAATGTGCAGGCGATGTTTCATGAATTTTCAACTGCTAATATACAAATTGATAAAGATTTTAGTGCAAAGCTTTCGGGGTATGGTTGCATAAGTCACATTCCTGAAACTGACATCTCAAATAATTCAGTTGTAAGTTATTTCTTCTTAAAACTTTCTTTTtatgattatattttaaataatcgGATAAATGATTTGTAAATAATATTTGAGAAACCTACGGCATATTTGGGGAaatgaaaggaaaaaaaataattaaatgagGGACAATTTGGTAAAAACTTAGGACTTAATGAAAGCTACACTTCCTTGACTTTCTTTGTTAAGTCGTTTTGTCCATGTTAAGTAAAAAATAAACGCTTGTATATAGCTTATCAAGTTAAGTTATATCCTCGTTTAGTTTGGAAAACCGGTCAAAATAGTCATTTTGTCAAAGATTAACGAATGGGATGTAATTTTGGACAACTCAAGGaccaaaaatttgaaaaaaacatACCACATGGATAAAAAAGGTAAAAAGATTCCTTTTTTGACCAGATCCAAAAAACCACTATATCATATGGAAGAAAAATGTGATTCACTTTTGTGGAAACGTAGATGCTAAAAGGACCATTCTACACTTCCCCTTTTTTCATTTTCGCAATTGTTACGGTTTGAAAAGTCATCCATTTAGCAAAATTACATATATACCCTCCTTGATGTATGTATGTTTAAAATGTGATTC encodes:
- the LOC111898212 gene encoding probable serine/threonine-protein kinase PBL1, with the translated sequence MGCLTVLKGKKKKSNPNIHVKRINPQDPTPTTLPEPLTQTQTQTRSLQSAPPSFRTRVKPVQPNNPPNTSRTRALSAPSTLDAAEEDALSSAEFEEHEESKTRGSGGGGGGLPPVPQPLPLPAPHSANLKTMGSFKVGGGSGLLPPLNTSGPLPLPPSGTTHLPPMIPASLPTSGTLKNFTFEEIAAACHNFSPERCVSEGLSSVMYRASFGEDTSNLKNLQATVTSLHPSSQGLKEFVSEVNTLASLQHPYLCKLIGFHAREGSDRRMLVYERLFHGSLDRLLYGRTDGPPIDWNARMKVALCAAQGLTFLHEEGPFQAMFHEFSTANIQIDKDFSAKLSGYGCISHIPETDISNNSVAMGNLSVETLERGLLTPKSNVWSFGIILLELLTGRKNLDSRHPKEERNLIKWSRPFLADDSRLSLIMDPQLKGRFPAKAARTMADIAQRCLQKEPSERPTMRTIVEHLKIIQEMKFSCRFPLQEPGGPISRKHMAKSLSLNGIIYPAPRLSYSPSPPPPPRLPPSLPPRNCAANLAMEGMIVDRQESRRSSASGRRSSVEGF